The window TGTTGGGCTCTCCAACCTCACCTGTCTTGCACagtccaggggctgctccaccTCCATGCAGCCCAAGGAGCCCCAGCTCGAGGGGATTAAACAGGAGAACGAAATAGTCCCGTTTTCCAACCGAAAGATCAAACCTGTTAGAAGTGACATTGTTTTTGCAGTTCCATCTGCTTCAATTAGGGCACGGGGGTGGAGCAGGGGGGCTCCCAATTATCCTCATTAGAGGGGCTCCTCGTGCAGCCAAGCTCCAGCCGTGAGCAGGGAGCTCACCAGGCTCGTGCTGGTTGATAATGAATATATTCATGGCTGCGCAGCCTGGCCTTGCtcgcctgctgctgctggagccctgctccTGACATGTGctttgggcactgctgggagatGAGGAAAACCTCTTCAAGCTCTGGAGCTTGGTGGGTTTTGCTGAAATGGAGTGTGGTCAACACAGCCCCACCACTGCtgagagtcctgacacagctgccaAAGCCAGGCAGGAGCCTAAATCTGGTCCCAGTACCCAGGGTGGGaatgctcctgctccctctcccctgGGTCCcactccccagctcctctcaggaATGGCTGTGGGCTGGAGATAACCCAGtgaagctgcccagggagcagcttcatccccatccctggcccATCCACCCCAACAAGGAGATTGCAGCTCCCTCCTGAGCTCATCTGCATTTTCAAGCTGGCTCAGGCCATTCTCATTTGGACCAAAGTACTCACCAATTTGAATTTGTGGCCATTTCTCTGCTAACAGTACTGAAATTAACCCACCACTTTGTGTGTGGAGCTTCTGGGAGAGCAtaacataaaaatacagaaataagaaaatatctGTAGCTTATGGGTTTAAAAACCTCATTATTTACGTACATCCATCCTTGTATAAACTAAATTGTTCTTTTAGTAGGTGCTGGCTACTGATATTAGATTCCCATTTCATTTCCTTATCCCACCTGGCAGGTTCCAAGAGACATCTTCTTTGTTTGCAATATCTTTTGCCTGTAGCAAACCCAGGGTTCGTAAATGCAGCAGCATCGGGTGGAAACCTGACGTgcatctgctgctgtgtgtgttttgtgtgaCACAAAAGAAAACCTGAGACGTGGAGGAATCGGGACAGTCCAGGTGTCACCCCCAGGATCCTGTCTGGTGTCAGCAGCCAGTGCAGGactgtccctgcctgcaggaatGGGGGGCCAGACTTGGGGGCTGTGAGGAGGCTGGAGGTGGATGGGCAAGGGCAGAGTGGGATGCCCAGGGGGAGTGGGGGTAGTTAAGGCAGATTGGGGATGTCTGGGGTTGCTCATAGCAGGTTGAGGATGCTTTCATCCCTGCAGGGGTGCCCCAGGACGGGTTTGGGGATGTTCAGGGCAGCTGCACATTGTTCTCCCAGGTGACCAGAGAGGCAAACACCTCTCTTGGTGTCCTTGCCTGGCAGGGATTTTGTGCCATGGtgggcccccagccctgctggtgcaGGCAGCCATGCcaggggagctgagggaggaggtCCCACCATCATCCTGGGCACGGCGCCGATTGGCCCAGCGCtgttgctgtggctgtgcccggGCCGATGGCGGGGCCTGGCCTACAGCTCGTGCCTCCGTGCATGGGAATAATTCTCCTTAATCCTTCCGAGAGGCATCGCTGGATGAGACTGGAGCCTCCCTCTGGGAGCCCCATCTCCCCTGGCGcagagagcagtgctgggggagggaCAGCCGCCATCCTGGGCAGGGAGGCCTCTGTGCCCCCGGCCACCTGCCCGCTCCTGCTGGGGCCACAGCCAAGCCAGCATTGCTCCTGCACCCGTGCCGAGGGACAGCAAAAccctgggggctcagcaccAGACCAGTGCCCTGGGCCAGGAGgggtgtggggagcaggaggtggcagtGCCCCCAACACCCTGCCCCTCCAGATGCAGCAGGAACCTGTGGACATGGTCTGGGATGCAGCCCCACCATTACAAACACTGGGACAGCAGACTGGAGCTGGTTTTGGAGAGGTGGCTTGGAGGGTGCCCCTGGATAAGCGCTGGCTgctgagcccctctggagccccGCACTCCCTGGCACAGAGAGCTGGCACCGAGGGCTTTTGCCAGGACCCAGCCCCGTGGTGGGGCGGGTGACGCCTGCCACCGGCCCGGAGCACCCGGCACATAAACACCACCCCGGGATTAGGTCAGCTCTGGTCATCGCTCAGACGAATAAGTGGATCAGCGcaagggaaaggagggggagggagcTCTGCTGAGTGGGGACCTCCAGTAGGGACCTTTTAATTTAGGAGCTCATGGGGCCAGGAGCCGCCTTGGCGCAGGCGCTAGGCTGGGCAGCGAGCGCTGCTGGGGTGACTGGGGACACGAAGTGGCAGCCCCGGCCGGCCCCACAGTCGGCTGGGATGCCCGAGTGTCCTCAAGTGTGTTTATTTTAAGGGATACAAAGTCCTGGGCCACCGCAGGGTCACCGCAGCACTcgcccagcctggcaggaaagTTTCCCGCAGGTgctggcagggggaggaggaggaggagggtgaatggcagcagctgggcaccATCCCGCCACCCTACTCCCACACACCTTTGGACCTGGCTCCCATGTGCCAGGAGCCATCGGTCGGGGCTGCGGCCGCCCCACAGCCCCGGCCCATTGTCCCAGGGTGGCCGGGCCGGGTGTGGGGACGGCCATCTGCTCCTCGCTGCCGACAGCTTCTTTGTTCACCGCCCGGCGCACGCTGGCGCAGGAAGCGGCTCCCACGTGCTTCGCCCTTTCCCTCTCGCAGAGGCACCTAATGAAATAAAGGATTTACTGCGgcgagggggagggaagggaacagGCTGAGCAGTTTGAAATGTCGTGCCTGGCCCCAGGGCCGGGCTCCCTGGCCAGGTGCAGGCAGGGtgggtgcaggcagtgctgggctctctgccactgctgggctgtTCTTGGGGAGCCGCTGTAGtgggagcaggcacaggcagggggaTGGTGCCAGGGCCTGGGGTGTGAATGCAGCCAAGATCTGTGCACTGGGTGTGCGTGGCACTGCCATTGCCAGGGCCCTGACCTGTTTGTGTGGTGGGGAAAAGGCCTTGCATGTGCTGTGGGGATGGCTCTAGGGCATGTGGAAACTGGGAACAGGAGTGTAGGGTGTAGGTCACTTGGGTTTTGAGTGAGACAGGAAGGACATTGtgcagcccctgtcccctccctgcagcagcatgcCAAGGAGGAGCCTTGCTGGGTGGTGccagctgtgagcagagctccTAATGCTGCTTTCAGACACCATGGATTCACGGTTTTCCCACCCAAGTGAACTTGTCCTTGTGTGTTATCCCCATGGGCCAGCACTCTGCAGAACTTCATGTTCCTTAAACACCAGTGCTGGAACTTGTCACTTCCCATTGCACCCAGCCCCAAACTGGGCCAGGAGGATGGCAGGGGAcctggcagggagaggcagtgcccctttctcctccctgcaatgcaaacagaaactgaaaaggacCAAATTCCAAAGTTCTTATTCAAGCCCAGGCACCATAGCTGCGGGCGGAGGCGTGGGGACTGTCACCTGCAGAGGGATGGGTGGCTCGGGCATGGGGCACGGCAGCACCTGGTGTGCTTTGAGGGATGAGGGAGTAGATCCCTGTGACAATGGCCTTGAAGGCAGGGACACCAGCATCTGCTGCATCCCAGGGCCCAaagtgcagcagtgccagcctggctcccagtGGCAACTCAGCCACCAAGTGaccccagagcagctttgggaagGTGGCCATAGGGTGCCAAGGGGGTGACACACATTGTTCCTTGCAGATGACTCCTCGTCAGAGAGCTGCAGCGGGAATGGCTCCTCCACCCTGAACCCctccacctccagcagcacgcAGGGCGACAGCGCCTTCCCCGAAATGAACGGCAATGGCACCGCAGCCCCCATGGACTTCACCACCTCCGCCGAGGACCAGCCCATCAACCTCTGTGACAAGCTCACCCCTGCCCACATCACCCCTTCCTACCAGTCTGACAGCTGCAGTGCCGACGGGCTGCGCAGCAGGGTCAAGTACGGGGTGAAGACCACAGCAGAGGTATggcctgggatgctctgggtgaGACAGGGATGCACCCCAcaccccagctgctccagggctgggcactgcagtggGCTCACCTCACCCCTgaccagctgtgccacagccaccATGTGACAAAGAGCCCATTCATGCTGGGTCAGTCAATGTTTGCCACAGGATCAGGCAGAGCCATGGCCCCACCAGCCAGAGCTGTCATGGAGCCACCAGGTTATCACAGTCTTGCTGAGGCCACCATGCTCCCCCCTGCCCAAAGCAGGCAGGAGGTGACGCACCTGGCCATGGGTTCATCTCCCTGGGTTGCAGGGGAGGGGTCAGACATAGTAAGACAAGGAGAAAGGGCAGGTGCATGAGGTGAGAGCTGCTGGTGGTAACCCCTTTCTCCTCTCAGTCCCCGCCGTACAGCTCTGGCAGCTATGACTCCATCAAGACAGAGGTGAGCGGCTGCCCCGAGGACCTGACTGTCGGCAGGGCCCCCACAgctgatgaagatgatgatgaccACGACGACCATGAAGACAATGATAAGATCAATGACTCGGAGGGGATGGACCCAGAGAGGCTAAAGGCCTTCAATGTAAGGAGAGCTCCAGAAGGAGGGTGAGCCCACCTGCCTTCCATCTCAGGGTTCCCACCACGTCTCTTCTCATTTGCAGATGTTTGTGCGCCTTTTTGTGGACGAGAACCTGGACAGGATGGTTCCCATCTCCAAGCAGCCCAAGGAGAAGATCCAGGCCATCATCGAGTCCTGCAGCCGGCAGTTCCCCGAGTTCCAGGAGCGGGCGCGCAAGCGCATCCGCACCTACCTCAAGTCCTGCCGCCGCATGAAGAAGAACGGGATGGAGATGGTGAGTGGGCaccccagtgccctgccctcagtcccagtgcccagagcagcacatccctgagcagcccctctgCTTGTGTCCCTGCAGACCAGGCCCACGCCACCCCACCTGACCTCAGCCATGGCAGAGAACATCTTGGCCGCCGCCTGCGAGAGCGAAACGCGGAAAGCAGCCAAGAGGATGCGGCTGGAGATCTACCAGACCTCCCAGGtacagtgctggcagctgggggtGGGCGGGGAACAGAACTGGCAGTGTCCTATGGTGGGGTCAAAAGTCTTTCTGAAAgtctgaggggctgcagagcagagccctgtggtgTGCCCTCAGCCAGTGGGGATGGGAATGCTGGTTTGGATtgggcacactgcagctgcaggacaccAGGCATCCCTGCACTGTCCATCCTGCTGGCCGCAGAGGACAGCCAGGCTCCTCGCTGGAgcaggtctgtgtttcccctgtgCAGGACGAACCGATCGCTCTAGACAAGCAGCACTCCAGAGACTCCACAGCCATCACCCACTCCTCCTACTCACTGCCAGCTTCATCTTACTCCCAAGACCCAGTCTACATCAATGGAAGCCTGAACTACAGCTACCGTGGCTACGGGTCCCTGGGGGGCAGCCTGCAGCCCCCCGCATCCCTCCAGACGGGCAACCACAGTAACGGTgagtggctgtgccaggggcacgGGGAGCCCACCCTGGCATCACCTCTGCCCCAGTGCACCAGGGGCTCCTGGC of the Molothrus aeneus isolate 106 chromosome 17, BPBGC_Maene_1.0, whole genome shotgun sequence genome contains:
- the NOL4L gene encoding nucleolar protein 4-like isoform X2, coding for MNDSTWISADQHLNSSLSPSQDESMRSPQNLHGHEDDDSSSESCSGNGSSTLNPSTSSSTQGDSAFPEMNGNGTAAPMDFTTSAEDQPINLCDKLTPAHITPSYQSDSCSADGLRSRVKYGVKTTAESPPYSSGSYDSIKTEVSGCPEDLTVGRAPTADEDDDDHDDHEDNDKINDSEGMDPERLKAFNMFVRLFVDENLDRMVPISKQPKEKIQAIIESCSRQFPEFQERARKRIRTYLKSCRRMKKNGMEMTRPTPPHLTSAMAENILAAACESETRKAAKRMRLEIYQTSQDEPIALDKQHSRDSTAITHSSYSLPASSYSQDPVYINGSLNYSYRGYGSLGGSLQPPASLQTGNHSNGPTDLSMKGGASSTAPSNSTSRGMQAAQLSPTEISAVRQLIAGYRESAAFLLRSADELENLILQQN